The following DNA comes from Flavisolibacter ginsenosidimutans.
GTTTGGCGCGGGTCCAATCGGCATCATGGCAGCACGTTGCTCGTGGTTGTTCGGCGCGGCGCGGGTGATCGTGATTGATCAACTGGATTACCGGCTTGAGTTTGCAAAGAACTACGCGAAGTGCGAGGTTTACAATTTCCGATCAATTGGCGATCCGGTCTTGTTCTTAAAAAAACAAACCGATTATTTCGGCGCTGATGTTTGCATAGATGCCGTTGGATGCGAAGCTGCGGGCAGTGCCATGAACACGTTAACCGGCCGGAAAACTTTGCTGCAGGCCGGTTCCACAACGGCTTTGTTCTGGGCCATTAATTCGGTGAAGAAAGGCGGCATTGTTTCCATTGTTGGAGTTTACGGACCCACGTGGAATTTCGTGCCCATTGGTAACGTGGTGAACAAAGGCATTACCATTCGCGCCAACCAGGCATCGGTAAAACGATTGCTTCCGCGTTTGATTGATCACGTGATGTCGGGCCGATTGAATCCAAAGGAAATCATTACGCACCGCATTCCGCTGGAAGAAGTATCAGACGCTTACCACATCTTTTCCGCGAAGCGTGACAATTGTATCAAACCCATTTTGATTCCTTCATCTGCCAAGGCAGCGTAAACAAAATGATTATGGAAAACGTAGCAAACGTAGACGTACAAAAACGTACAGACGAAACGTACAAAGACATACCGGGTTGGGGCATTGATGCCGATCCGGAGAACGAGCCGACCTATCCAATGAAGCATTACACCGGCGACGATCACCAACGGTTGCATTACGAACGTCCGCCTTTGCAACCCGTGGACGTTGAGGTGTTGCATTCCAACGAGCGGCCTAACGTGACAGCGGCTTTTGGCACCGTGTCGCCCCCATCGGGATTAAGCGGTATGCTTCGGCGTTATGCTTTTCAACACAGCGAAGGCAGTTCTTTGCACTGGTTGCCGCTGATCATGGCCGACCGCATCAACGCCATTGAAGGCATCGTGGATGATTTGGCGCACGGCCACATTCCCAATGTTTTCGCCGAACGCGGATGGAATGCGGAATGGAAGTACAACCGGAAAGGATTGATTACAAAAATTGCGGTGACAACACTTGTTGCAACAACGGTGATTGCCTTGCTCTCAACAAAAAAGAAAAAAAAGAAACGGTTCTCGTTTTGAATTCAACGTGTTCTTAACGGCCTGCGCATTTCATTGCAGGCCGTTTGCAGTTATTCGGGTAGAGCACAATTGTGCGGCGCAAAACCCAAAAGAAAATTGAAAAGGAAAGTTGGCTTGTACAAGAGAATGCCCTATACTTGTAAAACAAAGTCCGCTGTGGAAACAGCGGACGATCTAACGATTGCTTGCTATATGAAAAAAGTTATTTCTTCTTTTTTATCTACGGTTGCCCGCTAATTTTACGGTTGCTTGCTACTTGAACCATTGATGCCACTAAAATAGCCCGGCGTTTTGTCCGAACCGGTTAATTTTTAACCGGGGACACGATGCCAAAACGAAACCAAATTCGCTGAAAGACGCGCCGGCCGTGTCTTTCAGCATTTTTTAGGAGGAATGTCCAAACGCTCAAACGATATATTGTTTCAATTGATCCATTCGCTGGAAAAAGCGGAAAAGAGGCATTTTAAGCTCTTTATCAAACGCAATTCGGCCAACGAAAACCTCAAGATCATTCAGTTGTTTGATGCCATGGACAAGATGGAGGAATACGACGAAGCCAAATTGCTAAAGCGGCTTCCGGCGGTACAAAAGGTGCAACTCTCTAATTTAAAAGCGCATTTGTACAAACAAGTTCTGGCAAGTCTTCGCCTGCTCAAAAGTGCCGACAGTCTCGACCTGCAATTGAACGAGCAGTTCGACTATGCGCACATTCTTTACAAGAAAGGTTTGTTTCTGCAAAGCCTGAAAATTCTTGAGAAGACGAAGGAACTGGCAAAGGCCAATCAGAAGATGACCTTTCTGGCGCAAGCCATTGCGCTGGAAAAAAGAATCGAATCGCTGCACATTACCCGCAGCATGCAAGACCGTGCGGAAAGCCTTTCGGCAGAAGCATTGGAAGTGAGTACGCACATTGACATGGTGACGCGGCTTTCCAATCTGGCCATTCAACTTTACAGTTGGTACATCAAGCACGGGCACACCCGCGACGAAGAAGACGAAGCAGCCATTAAAACTTTCATGCAAACGCATTTGCCGGGCAACGCTTCGGCGCAGCAAGGCTTTTACGAAAAACTTTATCTCTACCAAAGCTTTACCTGGTATTCGTTTATCCGGCAGGACTGGGTAATGTATTACCGCTACACGCAAAAGTGGGTGAACCTTTTTGAGGAGCAACCGTTGATGAAACGGGTAGAAACAGGCCACTACATTAAAGGGTTGCACAATCTTCTGAACGCACTGTTTGATTTGCGTCACCACCAAAAATTAGATGACGCCATCAAGCGCTTGGAAACCTTTGCGCAGACAGAACGTGTGCAGGAAAACGACAACTTTCGCGTACAATCTTTTCTTTACGTGGTGCAGGCAAAAATCAACACGCATTTTTTAAAAGGAACGTTTAAGGAAGGCTTGTTATTGATACCGCACATCGAAGAAAAGCTCAAGGAGAATGCGGTTTTTATTGACCCGCACCGTGTGATGGTGCTTGATTATAAAATCGCCTCGCTTTACTTTGGCAGCGGCGATTTTGATACCTGCATTGACTACCTGCAGAAGATTATTAACGATGATGTGGGCCTGCGTTATGACCTGCAATGTTATGCACGGCTGCAACACTTGCTGGCACATTACGAATTGGGCAATTACGAGTTGGTTGAATACCTCTCGCGATCGGTTTACCGCTTCATGGCCAAGATGAAAAACCTGACCTTGCTGGAAGAAGAGATTCTCAAATTCCTTCGCCGTTCCTTCAGTCTTTCCCCCGATAAAATCAAGAAAGAATTGCAGGTGTTTTTGCAGCGCATCAAAAAGTTCGAACGCAACCGTCTTCAAACCCGGGTGTTTGTTTACTTGGACATTGTCTCATGGGTGGAGAGCAAAGTTTACCAACGTCCGCTTGCCGAAATCATTCACAAAAAATATTTAGCCGACCTGGTAAGACGCGAACACCGCATGATTGCGGCAAAAAATTCTGGCTCTTTATAAAAAATATTTTTACACACGCAACCGCCTGCCTTTTGAAGACGTATTAAGGGTTAACTTTAAGACACAAACCCTAAACGTGTCCCTTTTTGGCCCCTTTCATACAACTTGCAAGAAACACCAGCCGTTGCTCCGTGCCTTTTTAATGAGCCTCGCGGCTTGTTTTTTTTATGTAGAAATGATGGCGCAAGGCTGCCCGCCCAACATAGATTTTGAAGCGGGCAATTTCAACAACTGGACTTGCTACACGGGCTTTACGGCTTCGGTTGGCGGTGTCAACCAAATTAATCTTACGGTTTCTGGACCAACCTTCAACAGGCATACGATGTACACGGCCAGCACAGGCGAAACGGATCCTTATGGCGGCTTTTCGGTCCATTGCCCGAACGGGAGCCGGCACTCCATTCGTCTGGGCAACGACCAGGGAGGCGGCGAAGCCGAAGGCATTTCATACGAGTTTGCCATCCCTGCAAACCGCAACGAATATTCACTCATCTACCAATACGCGGTTGTATTTGAAGACCCGGTACACGAAGTATCGCAGCAACCGAGGATGGTAGTGGAAATAACCAACGTAACCGATAACGAAATAATATCCTGTTCGTCGCTCACCTTTATTCCGTTTGGAAACATTCTTCCCGGTTTTTTTGAATCATCCACCAAAGGACCCGACGGAACGCCGATATGGTGTAAGGATTGGTCGGCCGTTTCCATCAACCTTGACCACCTTGCCGGCAAAACCATCAAGCTTTTTTTTAAAACCGCCGATTGCACCTTCCGCCGGCATTTCGGCTATGCTTACATTGACGTAAACTCGGAGTGCAGCAGCGAATTTGTAGGCGCAACGTTTTGTGCAGATGATACAGCCGTCACCGTTACGGCGCCTTACGGTTATCAAAACTATACGTGGTACAACAACAACTTTACACAAGTACTGGGCAACGAACAAAGGCTGCGTTTTTATCCGCCGCCGCCTGTAGGAACAACGGTTGCTGTTGAAGTTATTCCCTATAATGGTTACGGTTGCATTGATACTTTGTATGCGCGGTTGGTGGATACGCTGAAGTTGCGTGCCCACGCAGGTTCAGACGCACTTTATTGCGGCAACGAACCGGTAATGATTGGCGAAAATCCCAAGCCCGAAGTGGTGTATAGTTGGAGCCCGGCCATCGGGCTTAGTGATCCGAATATTGCGGATCCGTTGGCAAGCCCGCAAACAACAACTACTTATTTACTTACGGTCCGAAGCAGCGGCGGTGGCTGCCGCAATCAGGACTCGGTAGTAGTTCGTTCTTCATCTCTCGACAGTACATTAACCGTGCTTGGCAAAACGGTTTATTGTTTGGGCAACGACGATAGCACCGTTTTAAATGTACAAGCGGCCGACAAAATACAATGGTATAAAAATGGCGTTCCTGTAACCGGCGCAAACAAGCCGCGTTACGAGGTTACACAGACAGGCTCTTACTCGGCGGTACTTTCAAGTAATCTTGGCTGCACCGTCAATACCCGGTCACAATCCGTATTGATTGACCAGGCAAAGCCTGGCATCACTTACCCTGTTGAATACGCTGCCATTAACCTCCCTTATTCATTGCAAGCCCGAACTTTTGGGACAAGCGTTTTATGGCAACCTTCCACTTATCTCGACAATCCTTCTTCTGTAACACCAATGTTTAAAGGTGCGACGGAACAATCTTACACTATCCGCATTGAAACCGTTACCGGCTGTGTTACGGTGGACACGCAATTGGTGAAAGTCGTACCGCAAGCCGACATCTTTGTGCCTACCGCGTTTACGCCAAACGGCGACGGAATGAACGATATTCTTCGCCCTGTACTAATGGGGATTAAGCAACTAACTTATTTCCGTATTTACAATCGCTGGGGACAATTGCTGCACGAAACAAGAATTGCCAGCGCAGAATGGGACGGCAAAGTAGGCGGTGTGCCGCAGCCAAGCGGCGTAGTTGTTTGGATAGCCGAAGGCATTGGTTCCGATGGACGCATTTACACCCGAAAAGGCACGAGTGTATTAATAAGATAAATCAGGACAAGTAACAACGTCTTCAAAGCGGGCACTCGATCAAAACCTGAAGAAGTTTATCTTTCATTATCACAAACAAATTTGCATTGCTCATCCCCAATCCAAAACAAACATCAGGCTCTCTTTAATAATTCCATTTCTGTTTGTTTAATGCCCAATTGCTGATCCAACTCATCCAACATATCGGCCACTTGTTTTTGGTTGATTCCTTCAGGATACATGGATAAGGTTTTTTTCATTGCTGTCATCACCGTGATCATTCCCAACTTGAAATACTTTTCATAATTCTCCATAGTCATTGAATTTTAATTCACACACGCAAGTAAAATTCCAAACAATATGCCAATGATAACAAACAGGCATTATGATAATTGCGGTCAATTTATCAGAAGTCAACTATCATTTACTTAGCAGAATGAACTGCATTTGTGAAACAGATTGCACATCAAAAAACAAAGATGAGCTTGTATAAAATTAATTTCGAATACGATTTTAATATTTTAGCTTAGATAGTGGTAAGCCAAACACTGTCCCAAAACCATTCTCTCACTCTAAAACCTAACGTTATGGCAAAGAAAAAAGCTTCACCAAACACAAATCCGAAAAACAATGGCGCCACTGCTACTTCAGCATCCGTTGAACAATTGCTCACAACGGCGTTGGAACGTGGCAGTGATACACTCGAAACCGGCCGTTACATTGTTACCTTCAAAGAAGGAGCCGGCGAAGCAGCACTGGATTCGTTTAGCAGCGAACACGGTTTGCGTGTTGCCGATGCTCGCGATTTCAAAGACCAAGCTGCCGTTTTAGAAGCCGCCGATGATGCCGATGTTTTTCATTTCCCGGAAATCGGCGCTGCACTCATTAGTGGAGGTGCCGCACAATCACGCAGCCTTACGGCACAAGCTGAACTGACTACAGACAGTCCGTACGAAACAATCGAACCTGAATACTTTGCTTTTTCCGACCAGGTAACCCGTGAATTTATGCGCACCTACGGCACCAAAACCGAAAAGACATCAGGTGATTTTTTGCGCGGCTTTTTGCAGGCAGCCGAAATGATCGCACGTGAATTTGGTTTTGATCAGGAAGGCGCCATTGAAGAAGGAGTAGAAGCCGAAGTGGTGGGTGCAACCTGGGGCTTGAATGTGTGCAAAGTGCCGCCGAGTGTTCGCAGCGGATTGGGCATCCGCGTAGCCGTTTTGGATACCGGCTTCGCTTTAAATCATCCCGACTTTATCGGACGGCCAATTGCAAGCGCAACGTTCGTAGGCCAGCCGGTACAGGATTTAAACGGACACGGAACGCATACTGCCGGCACTGCATGTGGACCCAAAGCACCCGCTGGTACAACACCGCGCTATGGAATAGGCTATCGTGCTTCGATGTTTATTGGAAAAGTTTTACAGAACAATGGTTCGGGTACAACGGCAACCGTATTAGCCGGCATGAACTGGGCCATCGCCAATCGCTGTCCCGTCATCTCCATGTCGCTCGGTGCACAAACAGGAGTACAAGCTGCTTACACCGCCGCCGGACAATCGGCACTAAACAACGGCCTTCTGATGATTGCCGCCGCAGGCAATGCTGCCGCACCAACCGGAGCTCCGGCCAATTCGCCAACCATCATGTCGGTAGCTGCACTTGACCAAAACCTGCGGCCCGCTTCCTTCTCGGATTTTGGGAAGATTGAAATTGCAGGTCCGGGCGTTGATGTCTTTTCTTCCTGGTACATGCCGGTACGTTACAAAATCATCAGCGGAACCAGCATGGCCACACCGCACGTTTCGGGTTGCGCTGCACTTTGGGCAGAAACTTCGCCCAATCTTCGTGCACTTAATTTGTGGAAGAAACTACAGGCAACAGCCAAGCATCTTCCATACCCCGCTACACGGGTTGGCGCAGGGCTTGTGCAGGCACCATAAGATGGTCGCTGCTTTAATTTTGTACCCGTTGGATTTTTTTTCAACGGGTACTTTCTTTAAAACCATTTTATGCCAGAAAAAAAACAATGGATTGTTGTCACCTCTGGTGACCAGTCTTTAAACGACATCGCCAAAGAGTTGGAAAAAAAAGGCTTCACAATTGATTCGAAACTTGAGGCCATTGGGCAAATTGTTGGTACAGGCACCGAGGACATGAAAACGCAAGCGATGAAAATAAAAGGCGTTTCTTCAATAGAACCATCGCACGAAATCAACATTGGGCCTCCAAACTCTGACCTTACTTGGTAGAGCGGTTTCTAGTTTACTGAATGCATGAGCAAAACAATTTGTTGGCTCGTGCTTTTTCTTTTTTTGTGAAAAATTGAAAGTGAAAAGTTGGCCGTGACTGCTTTGCAAATTGCTTGCAAAAAATACAATCAGCTATTTGCCTCCACGCAGTTTTTTAAACTGTCAAGAATGGTTCGCCAGTCGCCGGGGGCTTAACATCATTGCGTAATGTACTCGGGTGCCGATCAATATTGCCACACTTTCTCCGGAACGTAAATTGTGCTTTCAACATTAATGAGGATTTTGTTTGCTGTTTTCATGATGCGTTTAATTGATAGCGCAAACGCCTCTTGTAAAACGAGCAGAGTGCAATGACGGCAATTAAAAGGGCGATTACGAAGGCTTATATCAATAAGCAACTTGCAATAGGCAATTGGCAACCTGACAAAGACCCGACAGCGTTGCGTATTGCTTATTGGAAATTGCCGATTGCAAGTTGATATAGATTCCTCTTTAAGGAACCAGAGGACTTTCCTCGGCTTCTTTTTCCGGCTTTACTTCAATGGTGTCGCTGATGATGAAAACGCCTTTGGGAAAAATAGTGTTCATCAATTCCTGGTAACGTTTGGCCTCGTCGCGTGTTTGGTAATTGCCGGCCTTTAGCTTAAAGAAAGGCGATTGATAAGTAAGGTACGCTTTCTGGTCGGGGAAGTGCGTGTAGATTTTTGTTTTGGCAGCGATGGCTTCATCGCGGCTATTGGTATTGATGACGAGAAGCCGATAGCCGCGCATGGTATGTCCTGATGCTTTCTTTGCTGTGATGTTGATGTAAGCTTGTTTCTTCACCAGCAAATCAAGCCGCGGATCTTTGTGTACAATCACAGCCGGTCCATCATACGCAATTGTATCCTGTGCAAAACAAGCCGCGCCAACGAACAAGCAAAGAAGAAGAAGAAGTTTTTTCATGCGGAAACAATTTACGCCGATGGCTCAAAAATACGTCCGGGTTCAGCAGCGTTTTTGTTAAGGAAGAGAGGAAAATTGTAAAATGTAGAATGTAAAATATAGAACGCTGAATTTAAAAATGTCTTTCACTGATGAAGAGCTTTTGAAGAGCGACTTCTTTTTTGCGTTAGATTTCACTTAGTAATTCCCGCTGCCGCTTTCGCCTTTGACAATGGCAACGCCGGCACTGCAACCCAGGCGGGTGGCGCCGGCATCAATCAACTGCTGTGCAAATTCAGCGGTGCGAATGCCGCCGCTGGCTTTAATTTGAATGCTCGCCGGCAAATGTTTTCGCATGAGCTGAACCGCGTGTACCGATGCACCTTCGCCGCCAAAGCCAGTGGATGTTTTTAAAAACTGCACCGGGTAATGCTGATAGATTTCGCAACAGCGAACAATTTCTTCATCGGATAAAACGCCGCTTTCGATGATCACCTTCAAGGTTTTGCTTTTATCGCTTGTCAGTTTTGAAAGAACGCCGATTTCGGTTTCCACGTAAGCAAGGTCGTTGCTTTTAAACGCGGCGATATTCATCACCACGTCCAATTCATCAGCGCCTTCTTCTATGGCGATATTGGTTTCCTCCAATTTGGTTTTGTAATGATGATAGCCAAACGGAAAACCAATCACCGTGGCCACTTTCACTGCCGAATTTTCCAGCAGTTTTCTTGCGTCGCTTACAAAATACGGAGGTACGCAAACGGCCGCAAAGCTGTGGTGTACGGCTTCTTCGCAAATTTTGTCAACGTCAGCAATCGTGGTCGTGTTTTTCAAAATTGTATGATCAATAAATTGGGCTAACGACATGGGAAATACTGTATTTTTAAGGCCTCCGGTGTTGAACTCGAGACTGCGCAACACCTGCCTCAAAGTAAATCTAAAAACGTAACACATGAGAAGAACCAGACAATTTCTTTTGCTCTGTGGCGCTTCGCTTCTTTCACTCCTTGGCAAAACGCAAACGACGTTTCCTGTAAACGACGTCGCCGATCCGAAGTACACGCATTATGCGTTTACCGGCGC
Coding sequences within:
- a CDS encoding zinc-dependent alcohol dehydrogenase is translated as MLAMNYRGPFRVRADRNKPYPEILHPGDAIVQVTRSCICGSDLHLYHGLVPDTRVGMTFGHEFTGIVVETGSAVQKLKVGDHVLVPFNIACGMCPFCKQELYGNCHESNPEATAVGGIFGYSHTAGGYDGGQAEYVRVPYADVSPTVIPQGMDLDDAVLLTDVVPTGYQAAEMGGIKKGDTVVVFGAGPIGIMAARCSWLFGAARVIVIDQLDYRLEFAKNYAKCEVYNFRSIGDPVLFLKKQTDYFGADVCIDAVGCEAAGSAMNTLTGRKTLLQAGSTTALFWAINSVKKGGIVSIVGVYGPTWNFVPIGNVVNKGITIRANQASVKRLLPRLIDHVMSGRLNPKEIITHRIPLEEVSDAYHIFSAKRDNCIKPILIPSSAKAA
- a CDS encoding T9SS type B sorting domain-containing protein, producing MLRAFLMSLAACFFYVEMMAQGCPPNIDFEAGNFNNWTCYTGFTASVGGVNQINLTVSGPTFNRHTMYTASTGETDPYGGFSVHCPNGSRHSIRLGNDQGGGEAEGISYEFAIPANRNEYSLIYQYAVVFEDPVHEVSQQPRMVVEITNVTDNEIISCSSLTFIPFGNILPGFFESSTKGPDGTPIWCKDWSAVSINLDHLAGKTIKLFFKTADCTFRRHFGYAYIDVNSECSSEFVGATFCADDTAVTVTAPYGYQNYTWYNNNFTQVLGNEQRLRFYPPPPVGTTVAVEVIPYNGYGCIDTLYARLVDTLKLRAHAGSDALYCGNEPVMIGENPKPEVVYSWSPAIGLSDPNIADPLASPQTTTTYLLTVRSSGGGCRNQDSVVVRSSSLDSTLTVLGKTVYCLGNDDSTVLNVQAADKIQWYKNGVPVTGANKPRYEVTQTGSYSAVLSSNLGCTVNTRSQSVLIDQAKPGITYPVEYAAINLPYSLQARTFGTSVLWQPSTYLDNPSSVTPMFKGATEQSYTIRIETVTGCVTVDTQLVKVVPQADIFVPTAFTPNGDGMNDILRPVLMGIKQLTYFRIYNRWGQLLHETRIASAEWDGKVGGVPQPSGVVVWIAEGIGSDGRIYTRKGTSVLIR
- a CDS encoding S8 family serine peptidase, with protein sequence MAKKKASPNTNPKNNGATATSASVEQLLTTALERGSDTLETGRYIVTFKEGAGEAALDSFSSEHGLRVADARDFKDQAAVLEAADDADVFHFPEIGAALISGGAAQSRSLTAQAELTTDSPYETIEPEYFAFSDQVTREFMRTYGTKTEKTSGDFLRGFLQAAEMIAREFGFDQEGAIEEGVEAEVVGATWGLNVCKVPPSVRSGLGIRVAVLDTGFALNHPDFIGRPIASATFVGQPVQDLNGHGTHTAGTACGPKAPAGTTPRYGIGYRASMFIGKVLQNNGSGTTATVLAGMNWAIANRCPVISMSLGAQTGVQAAYTAAGQSALNNGLLMIAAAGNAAAPTGAPANSPTIMSVAALDQNLRPASFSDFGKIEIAGPGVDVFSSWYMPVRYKIISGTSMATPHVSGCAALWAETSPNLRALNLWKKLQATAKHLPYPATRVGAGLVQAP
- a CDS encoding SPOR domain-containing protein; amino-acid sequence: MKKLLLLLCLFVGAACFAQDTIAYDGPAVIVHKDPRLDLLVKKQAYINITAKKASGHTMRGYRLLVINTNSRDEAIAAKTKIYTHFPDQKAYLTYQSPFFKLKAGNYQTRDEAKRYQELMNTIFPKGVFIISDTIEVKPEKEAEESPLVP
- the deoC gene encoding deoxyribose-phosphate aldolase, whose translation is MSLAQFIDHTILKNTTTIADVDKICEEAVHHSFAAVCVPPYFVSDARKLLENSAVKVATVIGFPFGYHHYKTKLEETNIAIEEGADELDVVMNIAAFKSNDLAYVETEIGVLSKLTSDKSKTLKVIIESGVLSDEEIVRCCEIYQHYPVQFLKTSTGFGGEGASVHAVQLMRKHLPASIQIKASGGIRTAEFAQQLIDAGATRLGCSAGVAIVKGESGSGNY